The sequence TAGATCACCAGATCCGTAGGTGAGTACGGCATCTGAATTGTCATTCATGATTTCTAAATATAGGAAATGGAAGTTCATGTTCTGTGCATAAGataatgagatttttttttttactttctgcACCTTAATCGAGAAGTGTTTGTTTTCTTGCAGTTTAAAAGCCTCTGAGCCAGAGTTTGTCATTTCCACCGCTGAGAGATTTTTGGAGCTTGTCTCATTAGAGGCCATAGATATGTCTGGACTATCCTTACTGGTATTTTTTTTGTCTTGGCGTCAATAATTCATGAACTCAATTAGTTATGCATTTTCTCTGCAGTGACTTGTAATAATTCAGTGATTTTTCGCATTTCGCAGGTTATTGATAGACTGGAATGTTGTCTTAGAAATGGATTTTTGAATGAGATGAAAGTTATGAAACAATCTATTCCTGGCGAGTCTCAGGCAGTAATTTTCAATGGTAGCTTGGGATCCTTTTCCTCTTCGGCACTGCAAAATCTGTTGGATGATCATAAAGCCATTTGTAGGTTGTCTGCAAATGTTTCTATAGCTAGTCAAAGCGCTGGCATCTCTCAGAGTGTAAACACATGCACATCAAAAGAAAAATTATCCAAGGTATACACACATAAAATGTTTGTACCTTTTTGTTTCCATTTTTCAGTTAGCTGTTGTTTCCACAAATGGCTTCTTCTTGTCATAATTTGGAGGAAGATTCTTCTGGGGTGTTCTAGTTAACCGACCTGTCTATCTAACTGGATACTATATCTAATTTGACACCGTGTCTAACCTATGTGCTTGATGCTTGTAGGGTATACAAATTCTGAATAAAGAATACGGTAAGCATTCACAGTCCAAGTCTCTCAAGGTGCTGTTTGTGGAAAAAAATGTCAGATCACAGCTGTTTGCCGATACTCTAACAGCACAAGGTTACTCAATCTCAAAAAATTCATTCTCTGATGGTACTCAAGACTTGAATAGGTAATTATGTTAAAAAGGTTATTTGCAAATATTTCAAACCCCAGTAAAACATTACTTGCTTGCCGTCGGCACCAAAATGttaatgcaatttttttttttaaaacgttAACTTGGTAATAACATTTGCAGCGAAAAGAAGGTAATTGTGTGTGTGACTGATTTGGATGAAGTTGGGAGAATGACAAATATGGGTGAGTTTGAAGTTGTTATAATGATAAGTTTGCCTCCATCTATCAACAACTATGTCAGTATCCTCACAAGAATGGCTCGCCGTACTGTAAATGGTGTTCTACATAGTCTGTTCTCTCTACAAGAAGATGCAAATCTGGCAGGGCCACTAATTGAGATACTGGAGCAGTGTGGTCAGATTGTACCAGTACCCTTCGGAAACTACCTTTACTCTTCTTCTTTATTATAGCTTAATTTTCACTTCAAATGTTATTTTCTTCTATTGCCTCCATTCTTTGTGCTTACATCCTAGTTATTCTATACATTAATAACTTGTGCAACTCTAGGTAGGCCGAATCGAACAACATTAGTTCATTACAGTTGAACTTACAATTCGAAGTTAAGCTTATTTTAAATTTTGAAACGATGAAGTAACATTGAGTTCATTTTGATATCAAATTTTGATCAGGTAAATATGAGGGCCTTTGGTTTTTTTTACAATTCCTTGTAACATGTTGTATACAGAGTATTTAATTTCTGCGAGATAGAAAATAATGTGAAAAAAATTGGTACTTTTCATTGACACGGTTAGACAATCTCAACCCTGATTCAATTGAGATCAAATAGAAACTAGGAAACAGTCCTAGTATTAGGACCCGATTCACAAAACTATCCTActgttacaaactattaacaaaatggTCACATTTTTGTTAAAAAGAGAGTTAAGTGACGACTTACAGTTAAATATGTTAACCAAATTATCTATGAGTCTTCCCTACTTATCCCTCCGTACACAATTCTCCTCCGAGGTTTAGTGAAGAttcttaagcttccaccaccacTTCAACTAATTAGCTAAATGGAAAGGGTATTTTGAAAGAAGATATTTTAGGAAAAGATAACACCGTGCAAAATATTAAATCGGATGAAAATATGACTGTTCTGTGAACGAATTACAAAAATGTGACCATTTTGTGACCCAATTACGAAAAATATGACCATTCTGTAAATGGCCCTAAAAACTACTTAAATGTAAAAGTTGTAACAGATTGTTCTTCCATTTATGCACAACACTCCCTCTTATCATCTATCCATTTGCAAAATGCACTCAGTTTTTATTGTCTAACAGTATGGTTCCGGAACCAAAACGATTCTAATCAGATATGGAGGACCCTTGTCCGCAAAGACACCCCAAAAGGGAAGGTAGTGTATTATGATAAGTGGGGCCATGTCCACAAAATTTGatcatcaatacttgatggaaaCACAAGGATGAGTGAATTCTAGTGTGGTGTCCTTGAGATTTGGGGACTGATGTCCCTAAACCTAACATGTATCAATTATTATATGGAACCATCATTAGGTACCACTACTATTGAAGAGCAGGCATATAGGTCTGGAATGGAACTATTGTCGACTAGTTTTATAGACTAGACAGGGGATTCTAGTCACAGTTCGGTGGCCGTCTGTTGTTGTTCACAGGGTGAAATTGAAATGAAGAGCGAAAATGCTAACTGTAGGCAGAGTTGCTTGTTTTGACAACTAAGGTCTGAGGTTATGTCTGTCACTCAAAGGATAACATTGTCTAATCTAATCAACATTAACCAAACCAGTAGAGTAGGTTAACAACAAAGATACCCTTTTAACATGTGAGTGCCATTAAAATAAAAAGTTATGGTGAGTATcaaataattgtttttttttttcttacaatAAATGATAATTAAAGGGTATTCTTTACCTAGCTTTCTAACACTAATTAAACCCTTCCAATCAGTGGCACATTGTACTGCATCTGTATGTATATATTAGGTGTTTTTAACTTTTAAGTTGTCATTTCTGACATATATAATCTGGATTTAGCTGTTTCTTTTAGTGACTCATTAGTACACTAGTGATTAACTTAACCTAAATCATTACTGCACAATATATTACTAATTTAATCCAATCTATAATTACCTCTGACTTGACTTAGCTTGTGTTTTGTTTGGTTATAGACAAATGCTATCACACACGACTTCACGGGATGGTTAAATCAACTGTTGGATTCACACGCCAGTGTAATCATCTGAAGGGAAAAAATCAAGCAGTAAATTCTACATGATGtggttttaatttttaattaggTCCCATATGAAATCTCTCTTAATGGAGTAGTAGACTTTTAGTGTCCTAATAAGTTATACATTTAATGGCCTTATGATCTTTTTTTGGTAGGAAATGTCCTTGTGATCTTGATTTAGTAGCATAGTTATTCTTGTTCTGATTAAAGTTATGTTAACAATAGGAAACTCTAAGCAAAAATAGCATTGGCCCATGGTAGAGAAAAAacccaaataaataaatgattttgTCCCATTGGTAGTATCAACTTGGTGAAGTAATAAGCCATGGCAAGAGTTTAGGTTACCCTAATGAGAAATGCTAGTGATTAGTATATGTGATTTTGGCAACTTTGAAGTTAAGTTAGAAAGGAGGTGTAGTTGAGATTGAATGAGGTGTTGGGTCCAATTC comes from Papaver somniferum cultivar HN1 chromosome 7, ASM357369v1, whole genome shotgun sequence and encodes:
- the LOC113293087 gene encoding uncharacterized protein LOC113293087, whose amino-acid sequence is MSIELEQANHNAQTKVKECAKSLHSQAMKYHLKMDRPSKFMIMCLTRIEDALLRNGTLKKKKHKSFLVSDWGVEFWQGFVSGSNILDTSGDCSSIEQIAWIVSTAADVISENEKEGVDIDGPSFLYLVPSQERAVQVWSVCKPLQELGIQTVCLHTAAPLDHQIRSLKASEPEFVISTAERFLELVSLEAIDMSGLSLLVIDRLECCLRNGFLNEMKVMKQSIPGESQAVIFNGSLGSFSSSALQNLLDDHKAICRLSANVSIASQSAGISQSVNTCTSKEKLSKGIQILNKEYGKHSQSKSLKVLFVEKNVRSQLFADTLTAQGYSISKNSFSDGTQDLNSEKKVIVCVTDLDEVGRMTNMGEFEVVIMISLPPSINNYVSILTRMARRTVNGVLHSLFSLQEDANLAGPLIEILEQCGQIVPVPFGNYLYSSSLL